DNA from Bacillus sp. Marseille-P3661:
AAAAAGGTACAATCGTACAAGATTGGTTAATTCATGTTATAATAACGTTGGCTTTTAGTAGCGGGGAATAAAATAAAGAGACTACAAAAAACTGGTATATGAGGTGAGGATGTGAAGATATCCACTAAGGGACGATATGGCCTAACAATTATGATTGCTTTAGCCAAAAAGAACGGTGAAGGCCCAATCCCTCTTAAAAATATTGCAAAAGAACATGATTTGTCCGAGCATTATTTAGAGCAACTGATCGCTCCTTTACGAAATGCAGGCTTAGTTAAAAGTGTAAGGGGTGCATATGGTGGTTATATTTTAGCAAGAGAAGCTGAAAATATTACAGCAGGTGATATCATAAGAGTTCTTGAAGGCCCAATAAGCCCTGTTGAGGTTTTAGAAGATGAGGAGCCTGCGAAAAGACAATTATGGATAAAAATCCGCGATGCAGTAAAAGATGTATTAGATACAACAACTCTTCATGACCTGGCAACATATGAAGGGGATAATAATGAATCTTATATGTTTTACATTTAATAAGCAGGTGAAATTATGCAACAACCTATTTACTTAGACCACGCAGCCACAACTCCAACTCATCCGGAGGTTGTGGCTGCAATGATTCCTTATATGACTGAGAACTTCGGTAATCCATCAAGCGTGCATGTTTATGGACGCCGGTCTCGTCATGCCATAGACGAGGCAAGATCTTTTATTGCCAAAACGATCGGTGCACATGAAAATGAGATCATATTTACTAGTGGTGGAACTGAGTCGGACAATATGGCTCTGCAGGGAATAGCCAAAGCATACTCTGAAAAAGGTAAGCATATTATTACCACTTCAATTGAACATCATGCTATCCTTCATACTTGTCAACAATTAGAAAATGAGGGTTATGAAATAACGTATTTAGATGTCAACGAAAGTGGCGAAATTGACCTTGACCAATTAAGAGCTGCAATAAAAGATACAACCATTTTAGTATCTATTATGTTTGGAAATAATGAAGTTGGCACAATTCAGCCTATTAAAGAAATAGGAGATATAATCTCTAGTCACAATATTATCTTTCATACCGATGCTGTACAGGCTTTTGGAATACAATCTATCGATGTTAATAAATTGCATATTGACTTAATGTCTGTTTCAGCTCATAAAATAAATGGACCAAAAGGTATCGGCTTTTTATATGTTAGAAATGGAATAAAATTAATACCACGTCAATTTGGCGGAGAACAAGAACGGAAACGCCGTGCGGGTACAGAAAATGTTGCGGGCATTGTAGGATTAAAAGCAGCCTTAACAATTTCTCAACAGCAAATGGAAGAAAAAGTAGAGCTATACAACCAATTTAAACAGCGAATGACCGAGGTCTTTCAACAAGAAAATATTGAATTCA
Protein-coding regions in this window:
- the cymR gene encoding cysteine metabolism transcriptional regulator CymR, with protein sequence MKISTKGRYGLTIMIALAKKNGEGPIPLKNIAKEHDLSEHYLEQLIAPLRNAGLVKSVRGAYGGYILAREAENITAGDIIRVLEGPISPVEVLEDEEPAKRQLWIKIRDAVKDVLDTTTLHDLATYEGDNNESYMFYI
- a CDS encoding cysteine desulfurase family protein — encoded protein: MQQPIYLDHAATTPTHPEVVAAMIPYMTENFGNPSSVHVYGRRSRHAIDEARSFIAKTIGAHENEIIFTSGGTESDNMALQGIAKAYSEKGKHIITTSIEHHAILHTCQQLENEGYEITYLDVNESGEIDLDQLRAAIKDTTILVSIMFGNNEVGTIQPIKEIGDIISSHNIIFHTDAVQAFGIQSIDVNKLHIDLMSVSAHKINGPKGIGFLYVRNGIKLIPRQFGGEQERKRRAGTENVAGIVGLKAALTISQQQMEEKVELYNQFKQRMTEVFQQENIEFSINANEAKAVLPHVFNVAFKGTNVESMLVNLDLAGIAASSGSACTAGSVDPSHVLVAMFGRDSERIVSSIRFSFGLGNTLEQIEESAYEIVKIVRRLVSK